A genomic segment from Pseudomonas mendocina encodes:
- a CDS encoding PHP domain-containing protein, with product MIVDLHCHSTASDGALSPAVLVARAHERGVRLLALTDHDTLEGLDEACRAATALDMKLVNGIELSCTWGGATIHVLGYAFEREAPALRAAIDALHHGRWQRAEEIDRRLAAKGMPGALEGARAVQQELGDSGNAPARPHFAEFLVRAGHVRDRAEAFRKWLGSGKLGDVKQHWPMLEETIATLRSARAWISLAHPWQYDFTRSKRRRLVADFAAAGGHALEVVNGMQPAEQVGGLAILAREFGLMASVGSDFHAPGDWSELGMYRPLPDDLTALWERFEHAQPSAVTS from the coding sequence ATGATTGTCGATCTGCACTGCCACAGCACCGCCTCCGATGGCGCCCTGTCGCCCGCCGTACTGGTGGCCCGGGCGCATGAGCGCGGTGTGCGGCTGCTGGCACTGACCGACCATGACACCCTCGAAGGGCTCGACGAGGCATGTCGCGCTGCGACTGCCTTGGACATGAAACTGGTCAACGGCATCGAACTCTCCTGCACCTGGGGCGGGGCGACCATCCATGTGCTGGGGTATGCCTTCGAGCGAGAGGCTCCCGCGCTGCGGGCTGCCATAGACGCTCTGCATCATGGGCGCTGGCAGCGTGCCGAGGAAATCGACCGACGCCTGGCGGCCAAGGGCATGCCCGGTGCACTTGAAGGCGCACGTGCTGTCCAACAGGAATTGGGCGATAGTGGCAACGCGCCGGCGCGTCCACATTTCGCCGAGTTTTTGGTGCGAGCTGGCCACGTGCGGGATCGCGCCGAGGCGTTTCGCAAATGGCTGGGCTCGGGCAAGTTGGGCGACGTCAAGCAGCATTGGCCTATGCTGGAAGAAACTATTGCTACCTTGCGTTCGGCCAGAGCCTGGATCAGCCTGGCGCATCCGTGGCAATACGACTTTACTCGCAGTAAGCGCCGACGTCTGGTTGCCGACTTCGCCGCGGCGGGTGGTCATGCCCTGGAAGTGGTCAATGGCATGCAGCCAGCCGAACAAGTCGGTGGCCTTGCGATTCTGGCGCGCGAGTTTGGCTTGATGGCCAGTGTCGGCAGCGATTTCCACGCGCCGGGCGACTGGTCCGAGTTGGGCATGTACCGCCCGTTGCCCGATGACCTGACTGCGCTCTGGGAGCGCTTCGAACATGCACAGCCATCCGCTGTCACTTCATGA
- a CDS encoding segregation and condensation protein A, whose product MSETVTPVADSQAGAQQELPFALVYGEAVTELPLDLYIPPDALEVFLEAFEGPLDLLLYLIRKQNIDILDIPVAEITKQYMGYVELMKSVRLELAAEYLVMAAMLAEIKSRMLLPRSAETEEEEDDPRAELIRRLQEYERFKAAAENIDELPRVGRDVTVPKLDAPEARARKLLPDVSLEEVLLSMAEVLRRADMFESHQVTREALSTRERMSEVLERLKGGVFVPFVELFAAEEGRLGVVVTFMAVLELIKESLVELVQNEPFAAIHVRARAE is encoded by the coding sequence ATGAGTGAAACCGTCACGCCAGTCGCGGACAGTCAGGCCGGCGCGCAGCAGGAGCTGCCGTTCGCCCTGGTCTATGGCGAGGCGGTCACCGAGCTGCCGCTGGACCTGTACATCCCTCCGGATGCCCTGGAAGTCTTCCTCGAAGCTTTCGAAGGGCCGCTCGACCTGCTGCTCTACCTGATTCGCAAGCAGAACATCGACATCCTCGACATTCCGGTGGCCGAAATCACCAAGCAGTACATGGGCTATGTCGAACTGATGAAGTCGGTGCGCCTGGAATTGGCCGCGGAATACCTGGTCATGGCGGCCATGCTTGCCGAGATCAAGTCGCGCATGCTCCTGCCGCGCTCGGCCGAGACCGAGGAGGAGGAGGACGACCCGCGCGCCGAGCTGATTCGCCGTCTGCAGGAGTACGAGCGCTTCAAGGCTGCGGCCGAAAATATCGATGAGCTGCCGCGTGTAGGCCGCGACGTGACGGTGCCGAAGTTGGACGCTCCAGAAGCCCGGGCACGCAAGCTGTTGCCGGACGTCAGCCTGGAGGAGGTGCTGCTGTCGATGGCCGAGGTGCTGCGCCGCGCCGACATGTTCGAAAGCCACCAGGTCACCCGCGAGGCACTGTCCACCCGCGAGCGTATGAGTGAGGTGCTGGAACGCCTCAAAGGTGGGGTTTTTGTGCCGTTCGTCGAGCTCTTCGCTGCCGAGGAGGGCCGGCTTGGCGTGGTGGTGACCTTCATGGCAGTCCTTGAGTTGATCAAGGAATCTTTGGTCGAGCTGGTGCAGAATGAGCCGTTTGCCGCCATCCACGTCCGAGCCCGTGCCGAATGA
- a CDS encoding L-threonylcarbamoyladenylate synthase, translating to MSQFFQVHPENPQARLIKQAVEIIRGGGVVVYPTDSSYALGCAIGDKNAVERIRRLRQLDDKHNFTLVCRDLSQIGLFAKVDTAAFRLLKNHTPGPYTFILNATREVPRMLLHPKRRTIGIRVPSHPIALALLEQLGEPLMSVSLIMPGDELPMSDPHEMRQILEHHVDLIIDGGFGGLEASTVVNLADESPQVLRVGCGDPTPFNDL from the coding sequence GTGAGTCAATTTTTCCAGGTTCACCCGGAAAACCCCCAGGCACGCCTGATAAAACAGGCCGTGGAAATCATTCGTGGCGGCGGGGTGGTCGTTTATCCTACCGACTCCTCTTACGCACTGGGCTGCGCCATCGGCGACAAGAACGCGGTAGAGCGTATTCGTCGCCTGCGACAACTCGACGACAAGCACAACTTCACCCTGGTCTGCCGCGACCTGTCGCAGATCGGCCTGTTCGCCAAGGTCGACACCGCTGCATTCCGCCTGCTGAAAAACCACACACCAGGGCCCTATACCTTCATCCTCAATGCGACCCGCGAAGTGCCGCGCATGCTGCTGCATCCCAAGCGCCGCACCATCGGTATCCGCGTGCCCAGCCATCCCATCGCCCTGGCGTTGCTGGAGCAGTTGGGTGAGCCGCTGATGAGCGTCAGCCTGATCATGCCGGGCGATGAGTTGCCGATGTCCGACCCTCACGAAATGCGCCAGATTCTCGAGCACCATGTCGACCTGATCATCGACGGCGGTTTTGGTGGGCTGGAGGCGTCCACCGTGGTCAACCTCGCCGACGAAAGCCCGCAAGTGCTGCGCGTCGGATGTGGTGACCCGACGCCCTTCAACGATCTCTGA
- a CDS encoding tryptophan--tRNA ligase, producing MRPSGRLHLGHYHGVLKNWVRLQHEYDCFFCIVDWHALTTEYADAGRLSQHVMDMAVDWLAAGVSPSSATLFVQSQVPEHAELHLLLSMICPLSWLERVPSYKEQQERQSGKDLSTYGFLGYPLLQAADILLYRAGQVPVGADQLPHIEFAREVARRFNHLYGSEPDFELKAEAAIGKLGKKVGKLYSNLRKAYQEQGDTQALETARALLKEQTSITLGDQERLYGYLEGGGKVILSEPQPLLTEFSRVPGLDGQKMAKSSGNAIFLRDSDVEIEEKLRRMPTDPARVHRDDPGEPQRCPVWSLHQLYSTDEQLHWVIDGCRSASIGCLDCKNALCSALQTELAPLQQRAIDYEDSPDLVRSILAEGAERARDQARETLAEVRMAMGLNHR from the coding sequence ATGCGTCCGAGCGGTCGTTTGCACCTCGGGCACTATCACGGTGTACTGAAGAACTGGGTCAGGTTGCAGCACGAGTACGACTGCTTCTTCTGCATCGTCGACTGGCATGCGCTGACCACCGAATACGCCGATGCCGGCCGGCTTTCCCAGCATGTCATGGACATGGCGGTGGATTGGCTGGCTGCCGGTGTCAGCCCCAGCTCCGCAACACTGTTCGTGCAGTCGCAAGTGCCGGAGCATGCCGAGCTGCACCTGTTGCTGTCGATGATCTGCCCGCTCAGTTGGCTCGAGCGCGTGCCCTCCTACAAGGAGCAGCAGGAGCGCCAGAGCGGCAAGGACCTCTCCACCTATGGCTTTCTCGGCTATCCACTGCTGCAGGCGGCGGACATCCTGCTGTATCGCGCCGGTCAGGTGCCGGTCGGAGCGGACCAGCTCCCCCACATCGAATTTGCCCGCGAAGTGGCCCGCCGCTTCAACCATCTGTATGGCAGCGAGCCGGATTTCGAGCTCAAGGCGGAGGCTGCCATTGGCAAGCTCGGCAAGAAAGTCGGCAAGCTCTACAGCAACCTGCGTAAGGCTTATCAGGAACAGGGCGATACCCAGGCACTGGAGACGGCGCGGGCCCTGCTCAAGGAGCAGACCAGCATTACCCTGGGTGATCAGGAGCGCCTGTACGGCTATCTGGAGGGTGGCGGCAAGGTAATCCTGAGCGAGCCGCAGCCACTTCTCACCGAGTTCTCAAGGGTTCCCGGGCTGGATGGGCAGAAGATGGCCAAGTCCAGCGGCAATGCGATATTCCTGCGCGACAGCGATGTCGAGATTGAGGAAAAGCTGCGGCGCATGCCGACCGATCCTGCGCGTGTGCACCGTGACGACCCGGGTGAGCCGCAGCGTTGTCCGGTCTGGTCGCTGCACCAGTTGTATTCCACTGACGAGCAATTGCATTGGGTCATCGACGGTTGTCGCAGCGCCTCGATTGGCTGCCTCGATTGCAAGAACGCGCTGTGCTCGGCCCTGCAGACCGAGCTGGCGCCGCTGCAGCAACGCGCTATCGATTACGAGGACAGCCCGGACCTAGTGCGCAGCATCCTCGCCGAAGGCGCCGAACGCGCACGTGACCAAGCCCGTGAAACCCTGGCCGAGGTGCGCATGGCCATGGGCCTGAATCATCGTTGA